One window from the genome of Haladaptatus paucihalophilus DX253 encodes:
- a CDS encoding FlaD/FlaE family flagellar protein — MSIKPAEYDLRELRRMADEDEPPLDLDADDDERTAEELLRIGQREELVKLQTKLLATGSLPEKPYLTGLPTRYGAEVVVFEWLDFLIEKAGFENTGNALSYYVDIDWLSESAYESLRSYMYGFSETDRFGSAGPASLDTSDHVLSLIYIARLASL; from the coding sequence ATGAGTATCAAGCCAGCCGAGTACGACCTGCGCGAACTCCGCAGGATGGCTGACGAGGACGAACCACCCCTCGACCTCGACGCGGACGACGACGAGCGGACGGCCGAGGAACTCCTCCGTATCGGTCAGCGCGAGGAACTGGTGAAGTTGCAAACCAAACTGCTGGCGACCGGTTCGCTTCCGGAAAAACCCTACTTGACGGGACTGCCGACCCGCTACGGTGCGGAGGTCGTGGTCTTCGAATGGCTCGATTTCCTCATCGAAAAGGCCGGATTCGAGAACACCGGCAACGCGCTCTCCTACTACGTGGACATCGACTGGCTGAGCGAATCGGCCTACGAGTCCCTTCGCTCGTACATGTACGGGTTCTCGGAGACGGACCGGTTCGGGTCCGCTGGTCCCGCTTCGCTCGACACGAGCGACCACGTTCTCAGCCTCATCTACATCGCCCGTCTCGCGTCGCTCTGA
- a CDS encoding zinc-dependent alcohol dehydrogenase family protein, with translation MRAAVLREYGEPLRIEDVERPEPDPDGIVIETDACGICRSDWHAWQGDWDWIGAKPPTGHILGHEPAGTVIEVGEDVTRLSEGDSVAVPFTLSDGTCPECRNGHSNVCENLLPLGFADPVPGAFAEEVHVPAADQNAVTLPDGVSPVAMAGLGCRFVTAFHGVVHRADMDAGDWVAVHGCGGVGLSAVHIASAIGANVVAVDLDDEKLAKAEELGALETVNAAETDNVPRAIMGITDGGASVSVDALGIAETCQNSVSSLRRRGQHVQIGLTTKEERGSVELPTDAMVMKEIEFVGSFGMQPPRYDEILRMVESGTLDPSAVVSETVTLDDVPDRLAAMSDYETMGIPVVDTF, from the coding sequence ATGCGCGCTGCAGTGTTACGCGAGTACGGCGAACCCCTTCGAATCGAGGACGTGGAACGCCCGGAACCCGACCCGGACGGCATCGTGATAGAAACGGACGCCTGCGGCATCTGCCGAAGCGACTGGCACGCGTGGCAGGGAGATTGGGACTGGATAGGCGCGAAACCGCCAACGGGACATATTTTGGGCCACGAACCCGCCGGAACGGTCATCGAAGTGGGCGAGGACGTGACGCGCCTCAGCGAGGGCGATAGCGTCGCCGTCCCGTTCACCCTGAGCGACGGCACCTGTCCGGAGTGTCGAAACGGCCACTCGAACGTCTGTGAAAACCTCCTCCCGCTCGGCTTCGCCGACCCCGTTCCCGGCGCGTTCGCCGAGGAGGTTCACGTTCCCGCCGCCGACCAGAACGCGGTGACGCTCCCGGACGGCGTGTCGCCGGTGGCGATGGCCGGACTCGGCTGTCGGTTCGTCACCGCGTTCCACGGGGTGGTCCATCGGGCGGACATGGACGCGGGCGATTGGGTCGCGGTCCACGGGTGCGGAGGCGTCGGCCTCTCGGCGGTCCACATCGCCTCGGCCATCGGTGCGAACGTCGTCGCCGTCGATTTGGACGACGAGAAGTTGGCGAAGGCGGAGGAACTCGGGGCGCTCGAAACCGTGAACGCCGCCGAGACGGACAACGTGCCGAGGGCCATCATGGGCATCACGGACGGCGGCGCGTCGGTGTCGGTGGACGCGCTCGGCATCGCCGAAACCTGCCAGAACTCCGTCTCCAGCCTCCGACGCCGCGGCCAACACGTCCAAATCGGCCTCACGACGAAGGAGGAGCGGGGGAGCGTGGAACTGCCGACGGACGCGATGGTGATGAAGGAAATCGAGTTCGTCGGGTCGTTCGGAATGCAACCGCCGCGCTACGACGAAATCCTCCGCATGGTCGAGTCGGGGACCCTCGACCCGAGCGCCGTCGTCTCCGAAACCGTCACGCTGGACGACGTTCCGGACCGGCTGGCCGCGATGAGCGACTACGAGACGATGGGGATTCCCGTCGTAGACACGTTCTGA
- a CDS encoding acyl-CoA dehydrogenase family protein, giving the protein MAFRLSDEQRAIREAVREFGEAEITPVAREHDEEKKYPDDLVRKAAELDLVAPGIPVEYGGAGMDTLSSVIVTEELWRADAGIGSAIGSRGFGSNMIRKYGDEWMKEEWLPRIASGESACCSCISEPGHGSNVAGIETVARRDGDEYVIDGNKMWITNGTVADVAVVMAKTDPEAEPPHRGISAILVPTDVDGFEPTKIDNKLGIRASDLAEIVLDDVRVPTENVIGEENEGFYQLMDFFASGRVSVASQAVGVAQAAVDESIDYANEREQGGRRIKEYQAIGHKVADMATDVEAARSLTYRAASHVDSGDDQLATRFASMAKLFASEHAVDVADEAIQVHGGAGYVTDHPVERYYRDARITKIYEGTSEIQKNIISDDLL; this is encoded by the coding sequence ATGGCATTTCGACTGTCAGACGAACAGCGTGCGATACGCGAGGCGGTGCGGGAGTTCGGCGAGGCGGAGATAACGCCGGTCGCCCGCGAACACGACGAGGAGAAGAAGTACCCCGACGACCTCGTTCGGAAGGCGGCGGAACTGGACCTCGTGGCACCGGGCATTCCGGTCGAGTACGGCGGTGCCGGGATGGACACCCTCTCGTCGGTCATCGTCACCGAGGAACTCTGGCGGGCCGACGCGGGTATCGGGAGCGCAATCGGCAGCCGCGGGTTCGGCTCGAACATGATCCGGAAGTACGGCGACGAGTGGATGAAAGAGGAGTGGCTCCCGCGCATCGCCAGCGGCGAGTCCGCCTGCTGTAGCTGTATCTCCGAACCGGGGCACGGTTCGAACGTCGCGGGTATCGAGACGGTCGCCCGGCGCGATGGCGACGAGTACGTCATCGACGGCAACAAGATGTGGATTACCAACGGCACCGTCGCGGACGTCGCCGTCGTCATGGCGAAGACGGACCCCGAGGCCGAACCGCCCCACCGCGGTATCAGCGCCATCCTCGTCCCCACCGACGTGGACGGCTTCGAGCCGACGAAAATCGACAACAAACTCGGTATCCGCGCCTCGGACCTCGCGGAAATCGTCCTCGACGACGTGCGCGTCCCCACCGAGAACGTCATCGGCGAGGAGAACGAGGGGTTCTATCAGCTGATGGATTTCTTCGCCTCGGGTCGCGTCAGCGTCGCGTCGCAGGCCGTCGGCGTCGCGCAGGCCGCCGTGGACGAATCCATCGACTACGCCAACGAGCGCGAGCAGGGCGGCCGACGCATCAAGGAGTACCAAGCCATCGGGCACAAGGTCGCGGACATGGCGACGGACGTGGAGGCCGCCCGCTCTCTGACCTACCGCGCCGCCTCCCACGTCGATTCGGGCGACGACCAGTTGGCGACTCGATTCGCCAGCATGGCGAAACTCTTCGCTAGCGAGCACGCCGTGGACGTCGCAGACGAGGCGATTCAGGTCCACGGCGGCGCGGGCTACGTCACCGACCACCCCGTCGAGCGCTACTACCGCGACGCCCGCATCACCAAAATCTACGAGGGAACCAGCGAAATCCAGAAGAACATCATCTCCGACGACCTGCTCTAG
- a CDS encoding Lrp/AsnC family transcriptional regulator — translation MTDETDSPEWKFKERDIAILRELTRDPQLSSRELTTILAEEYDIEVSHVTVSESIREMRNEGVFREAIIPNEEYYIFGLFEFKFNPEHFADSWRAAMEYIRDDPNTLFYFLSDGEYQWKTVMMFPNRQAESQWIHEFYKEHGDVIDNIRNSVVHNVLKFRTDPEIFEGLNDEHME, via the coding sequence ATGACCGACGAGACGGATTCACCGGAGTGGAAGTTCAAGGAGCGGGACATAGCGATTCTGCGGGAGTTGACGCGGGACCCGCAACTGTCCTCGCGCGAGCTCACGACCATTCTCGCGGAGGAGTACGACATCGAGGTGTCGCACGTCACCGTGAGCGAGTCGATTCGGGAGATGCGTAACGAGGGTGTGTTCCGGGAGGCCATCATCCCCAACGAGGAGTACTACATCTTCGGCCTGTTCGAGTTCAAGTTCAACCCGGAACACTTCGCGGACAGTTGGCGCGCCGCGATGGAGTACATCCGCGACGACCCCAACACGCTGTTTTACTTCCTCTCTGACGGCGAGTACCAGTGGAAGACGGTAATGATGTTCCCCAACCGGCAGGCGGAGTCACAGTGGATTCACGAGTTCTACAAGGAACACGGGGACGTCATCGACAACATCCGCAACTCGGTGGTGCACAACGTGCTCAAGTTCCGCACCGACCCCGAGATATTCGAGGGGCTGAACGACGAGCACATGGAGTAG
- a CDS encoding MaoC/PaaZ C-terminal domain-containing protein, whose product MALSFEELDVGRRMTTPSRTITEADVVNFAGVSGDFNTLHTSETEMENSEFGERIAHGALVFSAMTGLTRRIADDRAEVVAFYGVDRLRFRAPVFFGDTIHVELELLEKERRDHPTATGVVRYEAEVLNQREEVVLSCELLSLVR is encoded by the coding sequence GTGGCGCTCTCGTTCGAGGAACTGGACGTCGGCCGTCGGATGACGACCCCTTCACGAACCATCACCGAAGCGGACGTGGTGAACTTCGCGGGCGTGAGCGGCGACTTCAACACGCTCCACACCAGCGAGACCGAGATGGAAAATTCGGAGTTCGGGGAGCGAATCGCCCACGGCGCGCTCGTATTCTCGGCGATGACCGGACTCACGCGGCGCATCGCCGACGACCGTGCGGAAGTAGTCGCGTTCTACGGCGTGGACCGACTCCGCTTTCGAGCGCCCGTCTTCTTCGGCGACACGATTCACGTCGAGTTGGAACTGCTCGAAAAGGAACGGAGGGACCACCCGACCGCGACCGGCGTCGTTCGATACGAAGCCGAAGTTCTGAACCAGCGCGAGGAAGTCGTGCTGTCGTGCGAACTCCTCTCGCTCGTGCGGTAA